A single Dunckerocampus dactyliophorus isolate RoL2022-P2 chromosome 2, RoL_Ddac_1.1, whole genome shotgun sequence DNA region contains:
- the zgc:163057 gene encoding hemoglobin subunit alpha-D-like isoform X2 codes for MLSQKQKELLAEVWRGLTPVAQYIGSDALIRMFATIPGTKTYFSHLDISPGSAHLFSHGKKIVLAIAEGAQDISQLTVTLAPLQTLHAYVLRIDPTNFKLFSHCMLVALAVHMGEDFTPVLHAAMDKYLSAFAAVLAEKYR; via the exons ATGCTGTCCCAGAAGCAGAAAGAGCTACTTGCAGAAGTGTGGCGAGGGCTGACACCTGTGGCGCAATACATTGGATCTGACGCGCTCATTAG AATGTTTGCGACCATCCCCGGCACAAAGACATACTTTTCCCATCTAGACATTAGCCCAGGCTCCGCCCACCTTTTCTCCCACGGGAAGAAGATTGTCCTGGCCATCGCTGAGGGAGCCCaagacatcagtcagctgacagtCACACTGGCTCCTCTGCAGACCTTGCATGCCTACGTGCTTCGGATAGACCCGACTAACTTCAAG CTTTTCTCACACTGTATGCTCGTCGCCTTGGCTGTTCACATGGGCGAGGACTTCACACCGGTTTTACACGCAGCAATGGACAAGTACCTGTCCGCTTTTGCAGCAGTGCTGGCTGAGAAATACAGATGA
- the LOC129172025 gene encoding hemoglobin subunit beta-2-like — protein sequence MVEWTDQERTIINGIMTSLDYEDVGAKALCRCLIVYPWTQRYFGAFGNLYNAEAIKTNPQIAAHGVKILHGLDRAYKNMDNIKETYAELSVLHSEKLHVDPDNFRLLADCLTIVIASKMGNAFKPDVQAAWQKFLSVVVSALGRQYH from the exons ATGGTTGAGTGGACTGATCAGGAGCGAACCATCATCAATGGCATCATGACCAGCCTGGACTACGAAGACGTCGGCGCCAAGGCTCTCTGCAG GTGTCTGATCGTTTACCCTTGGACCCAGAGGTACTTTGGCGCCTTCGGTAACCTCTACAATGCTGAAGCCATTAAGACCAACCCCCAAATCGCAGCTCATGGTGTCAAGATCCTGCACGGTCTGGACCGGGCCTACAAGAACATGGACAACATCAAGGAAACCTACGCCGAGCTGAGTGTGCTGCACTCCGAGAAGCTGCACGTGGATCCCGATAACTTCAGG TTGCTGGCTGACTGTTTGACCATCGTCATTGCTTCCAAAATGGGAAATGCTTTCAAGCCAGATGTTCAGGCCGCCTGGCAGAAGTTCTTGTCTGTGGTGGTGTCCGCTCTGGGAAGGCAGTACCACTAA
- the zgc:163057 gene encoding hemoglobin subunit alpha-D-like isoform X1, producing the protein MIKWLINTIENLLAFDSQWRIFFFFHVEWLAMLSQKQKELLAEVWRGLTPVAQYIGSDALIRMFATIPGTKTYFSHLDISPGSAHLFSHGKKIVLAIAEGAQDISQLTVTLAPLQTLHAYVLRIDPTNFKLFSHCMLVALAVHMGEDFTPVLHAAMDKYLSAFAAVLAEKYR; encoded by the exons ATGATAAAATGGTTGATTAACACGATAGAGAATCTTCTCGCTTTTGATAGCCAGTGgcggatctttttttttttccatgtggaGTGGCTTGCAATGCTGTCCCAGAAGCAGAAAGAGCTACTTGCAGAAGTGTGGCGAGGGCTGACACCTGTGGCGCAATACATTGGATCTGACGCGCTCATTAG AATGTTTGCGACCATCCCCGGCACAAAGACATACTTTTCCCATCTAGACATTAGCCCAGGCTCCGCCCACCTTTTCTCCCACGGGAAGAAGATTGTCCTGGCCATCGCTGAGGGAGCCCaagacatcagtcagctgacagtCACACTGGCTCCTCTGCAGACCTTGCATGCCTACGTGCTTCGGATAGACCCGACTAACTTCAAG CTTTTCTCACACTGTATGCTCGTCGCCTTGGCTGTTCACATGGGCGAGGACTTCACACCGGTTTTACACGCAGCAATGGACAAGTACCTGTCCGCTTTTGCAGCAGTGCTGGCTGAGAAATACAGATGA